In a single window of the Drosophila albomicans strain 15112-1751.03 chromosome 3, ASM965048v2, whole genome shotgun sequence genome:
- the LOC117571027 gene encoding uncharacterized protein LOC117571027, whose product MRTTNGNSSPQAYRPHNVSKRQRMTVKPKLKPQLSKRPIATKFKNQSAHNEEYDDDDIYSDDLEEEPDDSEWQPEQSERPTREQKSSSMRPLLQLLSDNSSRRPGDQIGKAPTSAAQKRIYQDIDLVSDDEELTTKVEAEDSQIEDELQDVQAPKRKKKSSGRRFLWTPKSTSRIIDLWEKYLKDIRGKRKNTEVHKQMAAEMSEYGVTHREIKFKMDNLTKKYKIEMEKIASGKETNWRQFKRVQYFLHGKVDFEQIMFDNAESSPFFEFDHSEAGSQEFDLSQEDLQLKEEVEQEEENIIEQTKEESPPKNVMKMPEKKIYRPNCVSDATAPKSERILQIEEEKLEIEKQKLLVMKHISQNLSSISKTLVELLRNTKK is encoded by the exons ATGAGGACAACCAATGGAAACTCTTCCCCTCAAGCCTACCGGCCTCACAATGTCAGTAAAAGACAGCGAATGACGGTAAAGCCGAAACTAAAGCCACAGCTTAGCAAGCGTccaattgcaacaaaattcaAGAATCAAAGCGCACACAACGAGGAatacgatgacgatgacataTACAGCGATGATCTGGAAGAGGAACCCGATGATTCGGAg TGGCAGCCAGAGCAAAGCGAGCGTCCTACGCGAGAACAAAAGTCATCCTCGATGCGACCGCTTCTCCAATTGCTCTCGGACAATTCGTCTCGTCGGCCTGGTGACCAGATAGGCAAAGCACCTACAAGCGCAGCCCAGAAAAGAATCTATCAAGATATTGACCTGGTCTCTGATGATGAAGAACTAACCACAAAAGTCGAAGCAGAAGACTCCCAAATTGAAGATGAATTACAAGATGTCCAGgcgccaaaaagaaaaaaaaagtctaGCGGTCGTCGCTTTTTGTGGACACCCAAATCGACAAGTCGCATTATCGACTTGTGGGAGAAGTACCTCAAAGATATTCGCGGCAAACGGAAAAATACGGAAGTACATAAACAAATGGCTGCGGAAATGAGCGAATACGGCGTAACACATagggaaattaaatttaaaatggacAATCTCACTAAGAAATACAA aatcgaaatggaaaaaatagCGTCgggaaaagaaacaaattggCGTCAATTCAAACGGGTTCAATATTTTCTACATGGTAAAGTCGATTTTGAACAGATAATGTTCGACAACGCAGAGTCCTCGCCATTTTTTGAATTCGACCACAGCGAAGCTGGGAGTCAGGAATTCGATCTTTCCCAAGAAGATTTGCAGCTTAAAGAAGAAGTGGAGCAAGAGGAGGAAAACATAATTGAGCAAACAAAAGAGGAGTCGCCAccaaaaaatgtaatgaaaatgcCGGAGAAAAAAATTTATCGACCGAATTGTGTATCGGACGCAACTGCACCCAAATCAGAGAGAATTCTGCAGATTGAGGAAGAAAAATTGGAGATTGAGAAGCAAAAATTGCTGGTTATGAAACATATATCGCAAAACTTGTCATCGATCAGCAAAACGCTAGTCGAACTTTTgcgaaacacaaaaaaataa
- the LOC117569473 gene encoding Y-box-binding protein 1, giving the protein MADSEKQQQQLPIEQQQPLAQEELQDDGQQAQGKPAPPPKEIIATKVTGTVKWFNVKSGYGFINRSDTKEDVFVHQSAIARNNPKKAVRSVGDGELVEFDVVIGEKGNEAANVTGPSGEPVRGSQFAADKRRNFRPWMKKNRRKLPGEGDNDGDELAPQQQQQQQQQLPLDGQQQQQQLQGGPRQPRQNYRRGPGGGGPGGPPGGPRGAPRGGRGPGGPPGGSGQRRFNNYYPRHLARGVLGGGDGSAEPGVHDQNPDGVQRGDGQPRRGGGGGIGGPQRRFFRRNGPPPRRDGGEYIQGGQGPPRQPFRPRRQNRKPNGGGMDQQPQQNGAQELQNTTTESTA; this is encoded by the exons ATGGCAGACTCagaaaaacagcagcagcagctacccattgaacagcaacaaccgcTGGCCCAGGAAGAACTGCAGGATGATGGTCAGCAAGCGCAGGGCAAGCCAGCGCCGCCACCAAAGGAAATCATTG CCACTAAAGTCACCGGCACTGTTAAATGGTTCAACGTGAAGAGCGGCTATGGCTTCATCAATCGCAGCGACACCAAAGAGGACGTCTTCGTGCACCAGAGCGCCATTGCGCGCAACAATCCCAAGAAGGCGGTACGTTCGGTGGGCGATGGCGAGCTTGTTGAGTTCGATGTGGTCATTGGCGAGAAGGGCAACGAGGCGGCCAATGTCACTGGGCCATCTGGCGAGCCAGTGCGCGGCAGTCAGTTTGCCGCCGACAAGCGTCGTAATTTCCGCCCCTGGATGAAGAAGAATCGCCGCAAGCTGCCCGGCGAGGGTGACAACGATGGCGATGAACTGGCgccccaacagcaacaacaacagcagcagcaactgccactcgatggccagcagcagcagcaacagctgcaaggCGGACCACGTCAGCCCCGTCAGAACTATCGCCGTGGTCCCGGCGGCGGCGGCCCCGGTGGTCCACCCGGTGGCCCACGCGGTGCTCCACGAGGCGGCCGTGGTCCAGGCGGACCACCTGGCGGTTCCGGACAGCGTCGCTTCAACAACTATTATCCACGTCATTTAGCGCGTGGCGTGCTCGGTGGCGGTGATGGCAGCGCTGAACCAGGTGTGCACGATCAGAATCCCGATGGTGTGCAGCGTGGCGATGGACAGCCACGTcgtggtggtggcggtggcattGGTGGTCCCCAGCGACGATTCTTCCGACGCAACGGACCACCTCCGCGTCGTGATGGTGGCGAATACA TTCAAGGCGGCCAAGGACCACCGCGTCAGCCGTTCCGTCCGCGTCGCCAGAATCGTAAACCCAATGGCGGTGGCATGGaccagcagccacagcag AACGGCGCTCAAGAGctgcaaaatacaacaacagaaaGCACCGCATAG
- the LOC117569467 gene encoding sterol regulatory element-binding protein 1, with translation MNMNSDQDLEFYMRSSLELMKEEEDALNIIKEMIPSDMLNNFFTDMDLDPSQLADEINLDMNVAPPLLDCGMDLPQHSPVQPQLSPSLPVQQQQQQHHVKSEHTSPLHIKDELLLQQQQLYDSPSLYKTAGPMASPNASYSPQALPQLLKPQPQPTMTIHHMDISQTSPQQQQQQQQQPQQQQPTTAILFASPANNGFVYQVPIESPSPPHQAAVTTTTGTTPTAPKKTQHAAEKKWQPYPDKKSYFIMAPEQNFVVEQPNLLQSPRSTATPTTVVSPKSNRKSVAVELAPTPSPAPSVQPAVNAKVPIQRVQPKVKEVKRSAHNAIERRYRTSINDKITELKNLVVGDAAKLNKSAVLRKSIDKIRDLQRQNYELKSELQRLQRELMARDGSKVKDLLQLGSSGIVSSTSGSKKRRQQSLACDTDAGLTPPRSDVSDPSLSPVHSDISLPPSPYGGSTASCTSGNSSQDDVLVVPSSMSGMGTHSRLVICMFMFAVLAVNPFKQLLQRGQYAGDDFVDDLGAHQQRNILNYDADDDRDYNGWHQSSWLWLVNPLLLLGCLIKLLVYGDPQLDTQTDAYYQHKQRAETHFAKGQAAQANAAYLNCLHMFGISLPATRLECYSQTCWQFLRFLFHRLWLGRFLSHRAGGLFCSSTRRKSALASARELALLFNRLNQLNLTGTHNGDRNGIMMALYASNMAEVAHSLLTPREIISIHVMAALRMKRSCPKLLKKLCARYYMSRARLECGRTRAAEQTQELRWAFTNYGYGYCAAHVFDYDLNASEQDGFFTRLVNPCDPAAHAIKQYREHLLYKALQCLVGAGSHKSNKAAPNNNNNNNSSNNSNSGSETVEHCGTIVSNVLKYTSLLRETLLADEDDRDTNVVWWANVLEIAVHWLLGEDALAEQLYDSVKQLPPQLQNDSESELLPHALHAVLRAKMVLLKNNGNTLDKRLKRLINQLCDESSNQLMECLTINFITNAKGIELLFQLLTCDWLLETRTALWELEHMSIEDDGYYQVPGDELEKFQIDLNSLRSIVKNIPNAQSRIYLYEAVCRLMAGASPCPTQQLLDRSLRSRNAHSSIFCGSKDRRRHQNFEGGERERASAMYVACKYLPPALLSSPGERAGLLAEAAKTLEKVGDKRKLKECYQLMKSLGSVGATVKQ, from the exons ATGAACATGAATAGTGATCAGGATCTAGAATTCTACATGAGAAGCTCCCTGGAGCTGatgaaggaggaggaggatgcACTTAACATCATCAAGGAGATGATACCATCGGACATgttgaacaatttttttacCGACATGGACCTGGATCCATCTCAGTTGGCCGATGAGATCAATCTGGACATGAATGTGGCGCCGCCGCTGCTCGACTGTGGCATGGACTTGCCACAGCATTCACCGGTGCAGCCGCAGCTTTCGCCCTCGCTGCccgtgcagcagcaacaacaacagcatcatgTGAAGAGCGAGCACACGTCGCCTCTGCACATCAAGGACGAACTActactgcagcagcagcagctctacGATTCTCCTTCATTGTACAAGACGGCTGGTCCGATGGCTTCGCCCAATGCCAGCTATAGTCCGCAAGCGTTGCCGCAGCTGCTTAAGCCGCAACCACAGCCCACCATGACCATACACCACATGGACATCAGTCAGACATCgccccagcagcaacaacaacaacaacagcagccgcagcaacaacagcccaCAACCGCAATACTCTTTGCGTCCCCTGCTAACAATGGCTTCGTCTATCAGGTGCCCATTGAGTCGCCATCACCACCGCATCAAGCAGccgtaacaactacaactggaACTACACCAACTGCACCCAAGAAGACGCAGCATGCGGCAGAGAAGAAGTGGCAGCCATATCCAGACAAGAAGTCGTATTTTATTATGGCACCAGAGCAAAATTTCGTTGTGGAGCAGCCCAATCTCTTGCAGTCGCCGCGCAGCACAGCAACACCGACGACTGTGGTCAGTCCCAAGAGCAATCGCAAGTCGGTTGCTGTGGAATTGGCACCAACACCAAGTCCAGCGCCATCTGTGCAGCCCGCTGTGAATGCCAAGGTTCCCATACAGCGTGTGCAGCCTAAGGTGAAGGAGGTGAAGCGTTCGGCGCATAATGCCATTGAGCGGCGCTATCGCACATCTATCAATGACAAGATTACGGAGCTTAAGAACCTCGTCGTTGGCGATGCCGCCAAGCTGAACAAATCCGCGGTGCTTCGCAAGTCCATTGACAAGATCCGGGATTTGCAGCGTCAAAACTATGAATTAAAATCGGAGTTGCAGCGATTGCAGCGTGAGCTGATGGCCAGGGATGGCTCCAAAGTCAAGGATCTGCTGCAGTTGGGCAGCAGCGGCATTGTTAGCTCCACATCCGGTTCGAAGAAGCGTCGCCAGCAATCGCTGGCTTGCGATACGGACGCCGGTCTTACGCCTCCACGCAGCGACGTCTCCGATCCATCGTTGTCGCCGGTGCATTCGGATATCTCGTTGCCGCCGTCGCCGTATGGCGGCTCCACGGCCAGCTGCAccagtggcaacagcagccaggaCGATGTGCTTGTGGTCCCCAGCTCGATGAGTGGAATGGGCACGCACTCGCGTCTCGTGATCTGCATGTTTATGTTCGCCGTGCTTGCGGTGAATCCCTTCAAGCAGCTGCTACAACGTGGACAATACGCTGGAGACGACTTTGTTGACGACTTGGGCGCGCATCAACAGCGCAACATTCTGAACTACGATGCAGATG ATGATCGGGATTATAATGGTTGGCATCAGAGCTCCTGGTTGTGGCTTGTGAATCCACTGCTCTTGCTAGGCTGCCTAATCAAGCTCTTGGTCTACGGAGATCCGCAGCTGGACACGCAAACGGATGCATATTATCAGCACAAACAACGGGCCGAGACACATTTCGCTAAGGGTCAAGCTGCGCAAGCCAATGCCGCCTACTTGAATTGTCTGCACATGTTTGGCATAAGTTTGCCGGCCACTAGACTAGAGTGTTATTCCCAGACCTGTTGGCAATTTCTACGCTTTCTATTCCATCGCCTTTGGCTGGGCCGTTTTCTCTCCCATCGTGCTGGCGGCCTATTCTGCAGCTCGACAAGACGCAAGAGCGCTCTGGCCTCCGCCCGAGAACTGGCTTTGCTTTTCAATCGTCTGAACCAATTGAACTTGACTGGAACTCATAATGGAGATCGTAATGGCATTATGATGGCACTTTATGCAAGCAACATGGCCGAGGTGGCGCATAGTCTGCTCACGCCACGTGAGATCATCAGCATACACGTCATGGCCGCGTTGAGGATGAAGCGTAGTTGTCCCAAGTTGCTGAAGAAGCTTTGTGCTCGGTACTACATGAGTCGCGCTCGTTTGGAATGTGGACGCACTCGGGCCGCGGAGCAGACGCAGGAATTGCGCTGGGCATTCACCAACTATGGCTATGGCTATTGTGCAGCTCATGTGTTCGACTACGATCTGAATGCCAGCGAGCAAGACGGCTTCTTTACGCGTCTAGTCAATCCCTGCGATCCGGCGGCACATGCCATCAAG CAATATCGCGAGCATCTGCTGTACAAGGCGCTGCAGTGTCTCGTCGGCGCCGGTTCCCACAAGTCCAACAAAGCCGCaccaaacaacaataataacaacaacagcagcaacaactcgaACTCGGGCAGTGAGACAGTGGAACACTGCGGCACCATTGTCAGCAATGTGCTCAAGTATACTTCACTGTTGCGGGAAACACTCTTGGCGGATGAGGATGATCGCGATACGAATGTGGTGTGGTGGGCAAATGTGCTAGAGATCGCTGTACACTGGCTGCTGGGCGAGGATGCGCTGGCGGAGCAACTATACGATAGTGTCAAGCAGTTGCCACCACAACTGCAAAACGATAGCGAGAGCGAGCTATTGCCGCATGCCCTTCATGCTGTGCTGCGCGCCAAGATGGTGTTGCTCAA gaACAATGGAAATACTTTGGACAAACGTCTGAAACGCTTGATCAACCAGTTGTGCGATGAATCCAGCAATCAACTGATGGAATGTCTCACCATCAATTTCATCACCAATGCCAAGGGCATCGAACTG TTATTCCAGCTTTTGACTTGTGACTGGCTACTGGAGACGCGCACCGCTTTGTGGGAACTAGAGCACATGTCTATCGAGGATGATGGCTACTATCAAGTGCCGGGCGATGAGCTCGAAAAGTTCCAAATCGACTTGAACTCTCTACGCAGCATTGTCAAGAATATACCA AACGCCCAATCCCGTATCTATTTGTATGAGGCAGTTTGTCGTCTGATGGCCGGCGCCTCGCCGTGTCCCACGCAACAGCTACTGGACCGAAGTCTGCGCTCGCGTAATGCCCACTCCTCCATCTTCTGTGGCAGCAAggatcgtcgtcgtcatcagaACTTTGAGGGCGGCGAACGGGAGCGCGCATCCGCCATGTATGTtgcttgcaaatatttgccgCCAGCTCTATTAAGTTCGCCGGGTGAACGAGCTGGCTTGTTGGCTGAGGCGGCCAAAACGCTGGAGAAAGTGGGCGACAAGCGCAAATTGAAGGAATGCTATCAACTGATGAAGTCGTTGGGCAGCGTCGGAGCCACTGTAAAGCAGTGA
- the LOC117568105 gene encoding uncharacterized protein LOC117568105, with amino-acid sequence MFVINVQEEETKCTESQLDILLKIHQGQYRLVKKYKRSSVWNVYREIARPDGSKLKWRYYCTGCKRVMQSTGGTTSNLRIHKCHVRYLKQHGRDNGEPQQQQQKREQQPQRSHINIQRLPVAKKMTESKNQRSSFDDLYHVKSDTFSDVEQEEEEEDEDNYVDMHSLTHPIEESIEQLDSSEVSLATSERPLLKLFSEEDSWSPEITEVQPIELDQLTEEHSQHFSKETIKPNSAHSMHIDASAISEAESYGRAWAHAFLKLSEEQKVYAKRSIDELLVLGRLERLNISTVTSLTTNL; translated from the exons ATGTTTGTTATAAATGTTCAGGAAGAAGAGACAAAATGCACAGAATCCCAATTGGATATATTACTTAAGATCCACCAAGGGCAGTATAGACTAGTGAAGAAGTACAAACGCAGTTCCGTATGGAACGTATACCGGGAAATCGCTCGACCCGATGGCAGCAAGCTCAAGTGGCGTTACTATTGCACGGGCTGCAAGCGGGTAATGCAATCCACAGGAGGAACAACCTCCAACCTGCGCATACATAAATGTCATGTGCGCTACCTTAAACAGCACGGCCGTGACAATGGAgaaccgcagcaacagcaacaaaagcgggaacagcaaccacagcgcAGTCACATTAACATCCAAAGATTGCCGGTGGCGAAGAAGATGACAGAGAGCAAAAATCAAAGGTCTTCATTCGACGACTTATATCATGTGAAATCGGATACATTCAGCGATGTGGAacaagaggaggaggaggaggacgaaGATAACTATGTGGATATGCACAGCTTGACACATCCCATCGAAGAGAGC ATCGAACAACTTGATTCGTCGGAGGTGTCGTTGGCAACCAGCGAGCGACCGCTTTTGAAACTTTTCTCCGAAGAGGACTCCTGGTCACCGGAAATAACCGAGGTGCAGCCCATTGAGCTTGACCAGCTGACGGAGGAGCATTCTCAGCACTTCAGTAAGGAAACAATTAAGCCTAACTCTGCACACTCAATGCACATTGATGCCTCGGCGATATCTGAAGCGGAAAGCTATGGCAGGGCTTGGGCGCATGCATTTCTCAAGCTAAGCGAGGAACAAAAGGTTTACGCGAAGCGCTCTATCGATGAGCTATTGGTCCTGGGGAGATTGGAACGCTTGAATATCTCGACGGTGACATCGCTCACAACCAATTTGTAA
- the LOC117569471 gene encoding uncharacterized protein LOC117569471 isoform X1 yields the protein MQKLGLGCPLGFLASKQQKRKTIILDLNYDCYVKIFAYLTALDDKLNLARAHPQFRDVFMQEAPRRFAKINMRMLRSLADWPYLLGMCGDSVLECELRHGRWDDNITLPFLGLLNTHCPNMQHLHLIFVHYVPLTQMQGTEANILQVMQRKDLKSISLTDANAPIGKLSRDNNISFDLEALHIDGFDEELLDDEFMEQLQALPSLRRLSLRFAIRRQFPPLAEHCPQLEHLSLENFETTLSDLGDFPALKSLNLIWRLFTQVNNNLFRSLAKRYADRLEQLQLTKVKPQQAEHITALANLKMLACPMWPREALSNLCDLQQLECLVLQCTEAAVSVMELLDVINNCRKLQHLKLGKRWLDDQLEQLISAAQKALRAQKTRPPLLLTLESIAAKELQDELRGKTNCQFLQLDWRRTACGLCTPDRHTKHEVFLD from the exons ATGCAGAAGCTTGGTCTCGGCTGCCCGCTGGGTTTCCTAgccagcaaacaacaaaaacgaaaaacgattATATTGGATCTGAATTACGACTGTTATGTGAagatatttgcatatttgacCGCGCTCGATGACAAACTCAATCTGGCACGAGCCCATCCGCAGTTTCGTGATGTTTTCATGCAAGAGGCGCCGCGTCGCTTTGCCAAAATCAACATGCGAATGCTGCGCAGCCTGGCCGACTGGCCTTATCTGCTGGGAATGTGCGGCGATAGCGTGTTGGAGTGTGAGTTGCGACATGGACGCTGGGATGATAACATAACCTTGCCATTCCTAGGGCTATTGAATACCCATTGTCCCAATATGCAACACTTGCACCTGATTTTCGTACACTACGTGCCGCTGACACAGATGCAGGGCACCGAAGCCAATATACTGCAAGTGATGCAGCGCAAAGATCTCAAAAGCATCAGCTTAACCGATGCCAATGCGCCAATTGGTAAACTATCAAGGGACAACAACATATCTTTCGAT CTGGAGGCGCTGCATATTGATGGCTTTGACGAGGAGCTGCTGGATGACGAGTTCATGGAGCAACTGCAGGCCTTGCCATCTTTGCGCCGCCTCTCTCTAAGATTCGCCATACGACGACAGTTTCCTCCTCTCGCTGAACACTGTCCGCAGCTGGAGCATTTGTCGCTGGAAAACTTTGAAACAACGCTTAGTGATCTGGGCGATTTTCCGGCATTGAAATCGCTCAATTTGATATGGCGCCTCTTCACACAAGTAAACAACAACCTCTTTCGCTCGCTGGCCAAGCGCTATGCGGATCGCTTGGAGCAATTGCAGCTGACAAAGGTGAAACCACAGCAGGCAGAGCATATCACAGCGCTAGCCAATCTCAAGATGCTGGCGTGTCCTATGTGGCCGCGGGAGGCGCTGAGCAACTTGTGCGATTTGCAGCAACTGGAGTGTTTGGTCTTGCAGTGCACTGAGGCTGCAGTAAGCGTGATGGAGTTGTTGGATGTGATTAACAATTGCCGTAAGTTGCAACACTTAAAGCTGGGAAAGCGCTGGCTGGACGACCAGCTGGAGCAGCTTATTAGTGCAGCACAGAAAGCCTTACGCGCACAAAAGACGCGACCACCTTTGTTACTTACTTTGGAGTCGATAGCCGCAAAGGAATTGCAAGACGAG TTGCGGGGCAAAACAAACTGCCAGTTTTTGCAGCTCGACTGGCGTCGAACAGCTTGCGGATTATGCACCCCGGATCGCCACACCAAACACGAAGTATTCTTAGATTAA
- the LOC117569471 gene encoding uncharacterized protein LOC117569471 isoform X2, whose translation MQKLGLGCPLGFLASKQQKRKTIILDLNYDCYVKIFAYLTALDDKLNLARAHPQFRDVFMQEAPRRFAKINMRMLRSLADWPYLLGMCGDSVLECELRHGRWDDNITLPFLGLLNTHCPNMQHLHLIFVHYVPLTQMQGTEANILQVMQRKDLKSISLTDANAPIVLQLQHFKQLEALHIDGFDEELLDDEFMEQLQALPSLRRLSLRFAIRRQFPPLAEHCPQLEHLSLENFETTLSDLGDFPALKSLNLIWRLFTQVNNNLFRSLAKRYADRLEQLQLTKVKPQQAEHITALANLKMLACPMWPREALSNLCDLQQLECLVLQCTEAAVSVMELLDVINNCRKLQHLKLGKRWLDDQLEQLISAAQKALRAQKTRPPLLLTLESIAAKELQDELRGKTNCQFLQLDWRRTACGLCTPDRHTKHEVFLD comes from the exons ATGCAGAAGCTTGGTCTCGGCTGCCCGCTGGGTTTCCTAgccagcaaacaacaaaaacgaaaaacgattATATTGGATCTGAATTACGACTGTTATGTGAagatatttgcatatttgacCGCGCTCGATGACAAACTCAATCTGGCACGAGCCCATCCGCAGTTTCGTGATGTTTTCATGCAAGAGGCGCCGCGTCGCTTTGCCAAAATCAACATGCGAATGCTGCGCAGCCTGGCCGACTGGCCTTATCTGCTGGGAATGTGCGGCGATAGCGTGTTGGAGTGTGAGTTGCGACATGGACGCTGGGATGATAACATAACCTTGCCATTCCTAGGGCTATTGAATACCCATTGTCCCAATATGCAACACTTGCACCTGATTTTCGTACACTACGTGCCGCTGACACAGATGCAGGGCACCGAAGCCAATATACTGCAAGTGATGCAGCGCAAAGATCTCAAAAGCATCAGCTTAACCGATGCCAATGCGCCAATTG tactgcaactgcagcatttTAAGCAGCTGGAGGCGCTGCATATTGATGGCTTTGACGAGGAGCTGCTGGATGACGAGTTCATGGAGCAACTGCAGGCCTTGCCATCTTTGCGCCGCCTCTCTCTAAGATTCGCCATACGACGACAGTTTCCTCCTCTCGCTGAACACTGTCCGCAGCTGGAGCATTTGTCGCTGGAAAACTTTGAAACAACGCTTAGTGATCTGGGCGATTTTCCGGCATTGAAATCGCTCAATTTGATATGGCGCCTCTTCACACAAGTAAACAACAACCTCTTTCGCTCGCTGGCCAAGCGCTATGCGGATCGCTTGGAGCAATTGCAGCTGACAAAGGTGAAACCACAGCAGGCAGAGCATATCACAGCGCTAGCCAATCTCAAGATGCTGGCGTGTCCTATGTGGCCGCGGGAGGCGCTGAGCAACTTGTGCGATTTGCAGCAACTGGAGTGTTTGGTCTTGCAGTGCACTGAGGCTGCAGTAAGCGTGATGGAGTTGTTGGATGTGATTAACAATTGCCGTAAGTTGCAACACTTAAAGCTGGGAAAGCGCTGGCTGGACGACCAGCTGGAGCAGCTTATTAGTGCAGCACAGAAAGCCTTACGCGCACAAAAGACGCGACCACCTTTGTTACTTACTTTGGAGTCGATAGCCGCAAAGGAATTGCAAGACGAG TTGCGGGGCAAAACAAACTGCCAGTTTTTGCAGCTCGACTGGCGTCGAACAGCTTGCGGATTATGCACCCCGGATCGCCACACCAAACACGAAGTATTCTTAGATTAA